Proteins encoded together in one Mycolicibacter minnesotensis window:
- a CDS encoding WhiB family transcriptional regulator: protein MSRTLKLPCHSDPDLWFAEDPADLERAKARCAQCPIRQQCLSAALQRGEPWGVWGGEILDRGSVIGSKRSRGRPRKQPLAA, encoded by the coding sequence ATGTCGAGAACATTGAAATTGCCGTGTCACAGCGATCCCGACCTGTGGTTCGCCGAGGATCCCGCCGATTTGGAGCGGGCCAAGGCGCGGTGCGCGCAGTGTCCGATCCGTCAGCAGTGCCTGTCAGCGGCGTTGCAGCGCGGCGAGCCGTGGGGGGTGTGGGGCGGCGAGATCCTCGATCGCGGCAGCGTCATCGGCAGCAAACGCTCGCGGGGCCGCCCACGTAAGCAACCCCTCGCCGCCTGA
- a CDS encoding TOMM precursor leader peptide-binding protein: protein MANDSYTLDPALPVLLRPDGVVQVGWDPRRAVLVQPPRGLTPAALATVLRSMQIPTTITALRGEAARHGPVDTAELDDLLAALVAARVAVRSHVTGRRCRTVSLRVHGRGPLSDLLVESLRCSSAVVRRSSHPHAAVRHTGTDLVVLSDYLVTDPRLVRELHAERVPHLPVRVRDGTGIIGPLVLPGVTSCLGCADLHRRDRDSAWPAVAAQLRHTVTHADRATILATVALALSQIEQVIVAVRGAAEPDTTAPATLNATLEVELATGSIVTRRWVRHPLCSC from the coding sequence GTGGCGAACGATTCCTACACCCTGGACCCGGCACTGCCGGTGCTGTTACGCCCCGACGGTGTAGTCCAGGTCGGCTGGGATCCGCGGCGGGCTGTGCTGGTCCAGCCGCCGCGCGGCCTGACTCCGGCCGCGCTCGCCACCGTCTTGCGATCGATGCAGATCCCGACCACCATCACCGCGCTGCGCGGCGAAGCCGCCCGGCACGGCCCGGTCGACACCGCCGAGCTCGACGATCTGCTGGCCGCGCTGGTGGCGGCGCGGGTCGCCGTCCGCAGCCACGTCACCGGACGCCGGTGCCGCACGGTGTCGCTGCGGGTGCACGGCCGTGGCCCCCTGTCGGACCTACTGGTCGAGTCGCTGCGCTGTTCGAGCGCTGTGGTTCGGCGCAGCAGTCACCCGCATGCGGCAGTCCGCCACACCGGAACCGACCTGGTGGTGCTGTCGGACTACCTGGTCACCGATCCGCGGCTGGTGCGCGAACTGCACGCCGAGCGGGTGCCGCACCTGCCGGTGCGAGTGCGTGATGGAACCGGAATCATCGGCCCGCTGGTTCTGCCCGGAGTCACCAGCTGCCTAGGATGCGCCGACCTGCACCGGCGCGACAGGGACTCCGCATGGCCGGCGGTGGCCGCCCAGCTGCGCCACACCGTCACCCACGCCGACCGGGCCACGATCCTGGCGACAGTTGCGCTGGCACTGAGTCAGATCGAACAGGTGATCGTCGCCGTGCGTGGAGCGGCCGAGCCAGACACGACGGCTCCCGCGACTCTGAACGCCACCCTGGAAGTGGAACTGGCCACCGGCTCAATCGTGACCCGCAGATGGGTTCGACACCCCCTGTGCAGCTGCTAG
- a CDS encoding macrolide-binding ATPase MABP-1, translated as MDDGHVSEIKRGSAARNAKLASLPVGFAGRAALGFGKRLTGKSKDDVTAELMEKAADQLFTVLGELKGGAMKVGQALSVMEAAIPEQFGEPYREALTKLQKDAPPLPADKVHRVLDGQLGTKWRERFTEFDDTPIASASIGQVHKAVWADGRPVAVKIQYPGADEALRADLKTIRRLTSVFKQLAPGVDVKGVVDELIERTEMELDYRLEADNQRIFAKAYAGHPHFLIPNVVASAPKTVIQEWIDGVGMGEIIRNGTVEQRDLMGTRLAEFTWDAARRLELIHGDAHPGNFMLMPDGRMGVIDFGAVAPMPGGFPPELGAAVRYARDKDYDNVIATMRRGGFIQKGQTVSVREIDEMLRQHVEPVEVEVFHYTRKWLMRIAGKQLERPVEQLKTARQLDLPPKLAMPMRVLGSTTAIMCQLDAHVPIRRISEELVPGFANPELSADPV; from the coding sequence GTGGATGATGGACACGTGTCGGAGATCAAACGCGGTAGCGCGGCGCGCAATGCGAAGCTGGCCAGCCTGCCCGTCGGCTTTGCCGGCCGGGCGGCACTCGGGTTCGGGAAGCGGCTGACCGGCAAGTCCAAGGACGATGTCACCGCCGAGCTCATGGAGAAGGCCGCCGACCAGTTGTTCACCGTCCTGGGTGAGCTCAAAGGCGGCGCCATGAAAGTCGGCCAAGCGCTGTCGGTGATGGAAGCGGCCATCCCCGAACAGTTCGGCGAGCCCTACCGGGAAGCGCTGACCAAACTGCAGAAGGATGCGCCCCCGCTGCCCGCGGACAAGGTGCACCGCGTGCTCGACGGGCAGCTGGGCACCAAGTGGCGGGAGCGGTTCACCGAGTTCGACGACACCCCGATCGCCTCGGCCAGCATCGGGCAGGTGCACAAGGCCGTGTGGGCCGACGGCCGCCCGGTGGCCGTGAAGATCCAGTACCCCGGCGCCGACGAGGCGCTGCGCGCGGACCTGAAGACGATTCGCCGGTTGACCAGCGTCTTCAAGCAGTTGGCACCCGGCGTGGACGTCAAGGGCGTCGTCGACGAGTTGATCGAACGCACCGAGATGGAGCTGGACTACCGGCTCGAAGCCGACAACCAGCGCATCTTCGCCAAGGCCTACGCCGGCCACCCGCACTTCCTCATTCCCAACGTGGTGGCCAGCGCCCCCAAGACGGTGATCCAGGAATGGATCGACGGCGTCGGCATGGGCGAGATCATCCGCAACGGAACCGTCGAGCAGCGTGACCTGATGGGCACCCGACTGGCCGAGTTCACCTGGGATGCCGCGCGCCGCCTGGAGCTGATCCACGGCGACGCCCACCCGGGCAACTTCATGCTGATGCCGGACGGGCGGATGGGCGTGATTGACTTCGGTGCCGTGGCACCGATGCCCGGCGGCTTCCCCCCCGAACTGGGTGCGGCCGTGCGCTATGCCCGGGACAAGGACTACGACAACGTCATCGCGACCATGCGCCGCGGCGGTTTCATCCAGAAAGGCCAGACCGTCTCCGTACGCGAGATCGACGAGATGCTGCGCCAGCATGTCGAACCGGTCGAGGTCGAGGTGTTCCACTACACCCGCAAATGGCTGATGCGGATCGCAGGCAAGCAGTTGGAGCGTCCGGTCGAGCAGCTCAAGACCGCCCGCCAACTGGATCTGCCGCCCAAGCTGGCGATGCCCATGCGGGTGCTCGGGTCCACCACCGCGATCATGTGCCAGCTCGACGCCCACGTTCCGATCCGGAGGATCTCCGAGGAACTGGTGCCGGGCTTCGCCAACCCCGAACTCTCGGCCGACCCCGTCTAG
- a CDS encoding zinc-dependent metalloprotease, with product MADLPFGFSSGDDPDRERSSGPTDPFGMGAGFNMADLGQVFTQLGQMFSGAGRMKSDGSPAGPVNYDLARQVATKSIGSVSPVTASTATAVSDAVHLAETWLDGATSLPAGTTSAAAWTPVDWVEHTMSTWQRLCDPMAEQVSSVWATALPEEAKSMAGPLLSVMSQMGGLAFGSQLGQALGRMSGEVLTSTDIGLPLGPSGIAVLMPGAIEELAGGLDQPRSAIVTFLAAREAAHHRLFTHVPWLSHQLLSAVEAYARGMKIDIRGIEELAQGFDPAAMTDPTAMNELLNQGVFEPKSTPEQLAALERLETLLALIEGWVQTVVNAALGERIPGTAALSEMLRRRRATGGPAEQTFATLVGLELRPRKLREAAVLWERLTEAVGADARDKVWQHPDLLPEASDLDDPAAFIDRILGGSSDVDSAIDQAIAEFQREAGNTDDA from the coding sequence ATGGCTGATCTGCCCTTCGGGTTCTCTTCCGGGGATGACCCCGACCGCGAACGAAGCTCTGGCCCCACCGACCCCTTCGGCATGGGCGCCGGTTTCAACATGGCCGATCTGGGCCAGGTCTTCACCCAGCTCGGGCAGATGTTCAGCGGCGCCGGACGCATGAAATCCGACGGCAGCCCCGCGGGACCGGTGAACTACGACCTGGCGCGACAGGTCGCGACCAAGTCGATCGGTTCGGTCTCGCCCGTCACCGCGTCGACCGCGACCGCCGTCAGCGACGCCGTGCATCTGGCCGAGACCTGGCTGGACGGTGCCACCTCGCTGCCGGCCGGCACCACCAGTGCGGCGGCCTGGACCCCTGTGGACTGGGTCGAGCACACCATGAGCACCTGGCAGCGGTTGTGCGACCCGATGGCCGAACAGGTGTCTTCGGTGTGGGCGACGGCGCTGCCGGAAGAGGCCAAGAGCATGGCCGGTCCGCTGCTGTCGGTGATGTCGCAGATGGGTGGATTGGCGTTCGGTTCGCAGTTGGGCCAGGCGCTTGGCCGGATGTCCGGGGAGGTCCTGACCTCCACCGATATCGGGCTTCCGCTGGGACCGAGCGGGATCGCCGTCCTGATGCCCGGTGCCATCGAGGAGTTGGCCGGCGGGCTGGACCAGCCGCGCAGTGCGATCGTCACCTTCCTGGCCGCGCGTGAAGCCGCCCACCACCGGCTCTTCACCCACGTTCCGTGGTTGTCCCATCAGCTGCTCAGTGCCGTCGAGGCCTACGCCCGGGGCATGAAAATCGACATCCGGGGCATCGAGGAACTGGCTCAGGGCTTCGACCCGGCAGCGATGACCGATCCGACTGCGATGAACGAACTGCTCAACCAGGGTGTGTTCGAACCCAAATCCACCCCGGAGCAACTCGCCGCACTGGAACGGCTGGAGACCCTGCTGGCCCTCATCGAGGGCTGGGTACAGACCGTGGTCAACGCGGCGCTGGGCGAACGGATCCCCGGCACCGCCGCACTCTCGGAGATGCTGCGCCGCCGCCGTGCCACCGGCGGCCCAGCCGAGCAGACCTTCGCGACCCTGGTCGGCCTGGAACTACGCCCACGCAAGCTGCGCGAGGCCGCGGTGCTCTGGGAACGGCTCACCGAGGCGGTGGGGGCCGACGCCCGCGACAAGGTGTGGCAGCACCCCGATCTGCTGCCCGAGGCCTCCGATCTCGACGACCCGGCCGCGTTCATCGACCGGATCCTCGGTGGGTCCAGCGACGTGGACTCGGCCATCGACCAGGCGATCGCGGAGTTCCAGCGCGAGGCCGGCAACACCGACGACGCCTGA
- a CDS encoding YlbL family protein, with protein MNRRILTLLAALLPVVAFGVLLTAVTVPFVSLGPGPTFDTLGMIEGKQVVDIEGTSTHPTTGHLNMTTVAQRDGLTLGEALALWLSGREQLMPRDLVYPPGKSRQEVDDNNDAEFRASERSAEYAALGYLRYPSAVTLADVQDPGPSAGALQRGDAVDAVNGEPVYTVQQFTARLADTKPGQTVVLDYRRKNAAPGTARITLGENKDRPNGFLGVSVLDAPWAPFTVDFNLANIGGPSAGLMFSLAVVDKLTTGTLAGQNFVAGTGVIKANGEVDSIGGITHKMVAAREAGATVFLVPADNCYEARSDDKGLQLVKVDSLAQAVGALRTIADGGQPPSC; from the coding sequence GTGAACAGGCGGATTCTGACGCTGTTGGCGGCCCTGCTGCCGGTGGTCGCGTTCGGCGTACTACTGACGGCCGTGACCGTGCCCTTCGTGTCGCTGGGTCCGGGGCCGACGTTCGACACCCTCGGCATGATCGAGGGCAAGCAGGTGGTCGACATCGAGGGAACCTCCACCCACCCCACCACCGGTCACCTGAACATGACCACGGTGGCCCAGCGCGACGGCCTGACGCTGGGGGAGGCGCTGGCCCTGTGGTTGTCTGGGCGCGAGCAGCTCATGCCCCGTGACCTGGTCTATCCGCCAGGGAAGTCGCGTCAGGAAGTCGACGACAACAACGACGCCGAGTTCCGGGCGTCTGAGCGCAGTGCCGAGTACGCCGCGCTGGGTTACCTGCGCTACCCGTCGGCGGTCACCCTCGCCGACGTCCAGGACCCGGGGCCGTCCGCGGGAGCGCTGCAACGCGGCGACGCCGTGGACGCCGTCAACGGCGAACCGGTCTACACCGTGCAACAGTTCACCGCCCGGCTGGCCGACACCAAGCCGGGCCAGACCGTGGTCCTCGACTATCGACGCAAGAACGCCGCGCCCGGTACTGCGCGGATTACGCTCGGAGAGAACAAGGACCGCCCCAACGGATTCCTGGGCGTGTCCGTCCTGGATGCGCCGTGGGCGCCGTTCACGGTCGACTTCAACCTGGCCAACATCGGCGGGCCTTCGGCGGGCTTGATGTTCTCTCTGGCCGTCGTCGACAAGCTGACGACCGGCACCCTGGCGGGGCAGAATTTCGTGGCCGGTACCGGCGTGATCAAGGCCAATGGTGAGGTCGACTCGATCGGTGGCATCACCCACAAGATGGTGGCCGCCCGCGAGGCCGGGGCCACGGTCTTCCTGGTGCCTGCGGACAACTGCTACGAGGCCCGCTCCGACGACAAAGGGCTGCAGCTGGTCAAGGTCGACAGCCTCGCCCAGGCGGTCGGGGCGCTGCGCACCATCGCCGATGGAGGTCAGCCGCCCTCTTGCTGA